The stretch of DNA CTCCGAGATTACAAATTAATGAATGAAATCTTTCGTCTGTTTTTTGCACAACTGGGGTAATTATCATTCTATAGACCCATTTTAAACTATTTTTTGCAGTACAATACACACAaatcttatatatattttatgtcaTAGATATAGCTGTTTTAAGAAATTTACAGTTGTTTCACATCGGGTATTGTTAGTTtggatattatattaaattttactggaaatgaaatattttattataaatatttttttccctttttcggGTGCATATTATATTACAAAGGATATGAATGAATAGTTTATACCGCTTTTCTAAGGCGACAACAATTCTCTCGCTGGGCATTGGGATTCGACTTTTTAGCAAAGTTTTTGGCATTCAAGTAAATTATTAGGACAAtctttgtttttatttaagaagaagaaaaaaaatgttCTCGTAAAATTATGAAACTAACTTGATAATAGTACACAGTAAGCAGCTCATAAAATTTTAGACCACGTCACGTGACCTGCAAAAGTTTCGCTGTAAAAATTTCAAAGGAGAGACGTAGACAAGGCAAAGCATGTGACCTGCAAAAGTTTTTAACCTTTGCCTTTGTGGCTTCCCATTGTCCCCTTCGAATCAATCAAACACGTCTTTTCAGTTCAAACCACTGAATATGAATCTATAAAGTAAGTTTTTTGATCCCCCAAAAATATAGAACTAGCTTTTCCTCCTTATTTTTATAAACCCAAatcttaacttaattaattttatagtACCTAAATAGTAAATATCAACTTTCATTTCATCTTACGCTGTCCCCATCTGTGTCTATGATGCCTTGGACTCTAGCAGGATTTGTATCTTTCTGCCAAATATCATATTGTGTCGTGTGTGAATTACTAATAGAGTGGAAGATGCTAATCTTGAGTGGATATTTTGTGATTTGTGAATAACAATCACGTAATTGAAACTGATTTCTGGATATATTCTACTACGGCTAATGAAATTTTCTGTTGCTCGGTTCAAAATTTGATACAGCGTGGAATTCGCAAGCTGAGATTCCCAATCTCAAGGCCCCTGAAATTTCAGGTCTATTATCTGTTTTTGCAGCTTCAAGAAATTCCCTTCATTTTCTTGGTTTTACTCCGccaatatttttattgaagactctgtttttttttttggttcaaGGAGTTCGCTTTTTTTCATCCGGGCTTTCGTTTATTTCACCATGTTCAAAATCAAAGCTGGCAATTAGAGTTGAGGTTGCTTGGAGGTAAAAGTGGGAAAAGTTAGCATTTCTCTACGCGGTAATGGTAGGCTTGCTTTATGAGGTTCTGATTCTGGTGGGCACCTTTTTGGCTGAGGTGTTTGGATAATAATAATTCAATGAATGGAGGATGTGTATCATTGTGAGAATGGCTTATTCTTGAAGCCAAATCAAAAGTTTTCCGAGAAGGTTAAATAAGTGGAGATTTTCAGGGAATGGAAAGGTTGATTTATCTGTTATCGAGCTTGGTGTTTTTTATGTTGGTGGAGGGCTCTTATTCAATTCTATCTCCTTCTGGAGTAAATTATGAAGGTGCTTCtgaaatttcatatttttctttTCGCAAAATGGTGAAAGTTTGATCCTATTCAACTTATATATGATTGATGGTTAcctaaaaattatttctttgaaAGCTAACCCATGTGTATTTACTATAATTGTTATTTCTGCAAATTTTTTAACCAGATTCGGTCTCTTTTCTTCTTAGATTTCACTTCAATTCTCATACTTTAGAGTAGTCATTTTATGTTGCAAATGCACATATTAGTACCATTTATCTTTATTGTTGAAAATGAATGGATAACTACTGTGCTCTGCTTATGAGAAAGAAACAAAGGATGACTACGTATTCATAGTTCTTGGCTGTGActtgtttttaacaaattatttGGTTTCTTTAACTGGATGCAGTTGTAGCTTTGATAGCTATAAAGAGTGATTTACATGATCCGTATAATGTGATGGAGAATTGGGATGCGACTTCTGTAGATCCTTGTAGCTGGAGGATGGTCACCTGTTCCCAGGATGGCTATGTTTCTGCTCTGTAAGTTTCTATCACCACTCTTCTTGTTGTAAACTGGAGAAATTTTTCTACCTTAGTGATTTTTCCCGTAATATTTAGCTTCATAATCCAGGGCTGATCCGAGAATTCGGGAGAGGGGACTAGACGGGATTAGACAGTGACTCGgtggaattattattattttttggagGGAGACGTAATTTTCAGacaattaattataaaatttggaaCTTTTTTCATCTCATAGCCTGCTAGATCCGCTCTGCACTCGGGAGCGAGATTTATCAAAATGAATATCAGTAGTAATTAGTTTTGTTTCCTTTCTTGCTTTTACGGATCTCTTTCACTATAGTTGACGGGAAGAATCTTCTTTCCATCATACTTCTCTATAAGTTAAAATGGGATGTACTCTGAAATGTAACGACGAGGTCATATGAAGTAATAATGTCTGTCACTGATCCTTGATGATGGTAATTTTTGCTTGTTATCAGAGGGCTACCTAGCCTGAGCTTGTCTGGAACCTTGTCGTCTAGGATTGGAAATCTTACTAATCTGCAGTCTGTGTAAGTTATTCCTGTCCACCATGTtctgtttattctaattttTCCTTAAATGCAAATTATTCAACACACTGAATTATTCTTAGAACCGTTGTAACTAACAAGCTGATTATTTCTTCCATTTGGGCATATGTAGGTTGctgcaaaataataatattacagGTCCATTTCTGGATGTCATTGGAAAATTGGAAAAGCTTCAAACACTTGATTTGTCCAACAACAAGCTGTTTGGTGAAATACCTGATTCTGTTGGCAATCTGAAGAACTTGAATTATCTGTGAGTTTTTAGGACTTTTGCCACTAAAATTTGGGTCTTTGCATGTTCTTTAGATTGATTCATATTTTACGGTTCTTCGAGCAAGACAGGCGTCTTAACAACAACAGCCTCAGGGGACTGGTACCCAACTCTCTTGCCAAAATCGGAAGCCTTACCCTTGTGTATGTTACACTTTTCGATTTTCCTTTTCCCAATCAATGTTGAGTAAACCAATTAGTTCCATGCATTCTTGAATAATTAAAGACTTAACTTTATTTATGAACTCTTTCAGGGACCTTTCTTTCAATAATTTAAGTGGTCCTTTGCCAAAAATTTCTGCTCGAACATTTAAGTGGGTCATCTTTCTGTTTCTCTTTAACATATCATATCTTGCATTATACTTGTCTCATTTCTGGAATTTCCCTTTCAGTGTAGTCGGAAATCCTTTGATTTGTGGGCTAACTTCGCAGAACAATTGCTCTGTACTCTATCCAGAATCGCCGTTCCCACCAGATGCTGTTAAAGGTATATTTCACTTCCTCCCCGAGCATTTCAGTGCTTCTATGGTCTCTAAATTTCTCTTTTTTCCAGAACAATCAAACTTGGGAGCAAAACGCCATGTTGCCATTGCTTTTGGAACGAGCTTTGCCACTGTGATTTCAATAATCATTATTGTTGGCTTGCTTAGTTGGTGGAGATGCAGACACAATCAGCAGATTTTCTTGGATGTTAATGGTAAGTTCAACTTAACATGTTTGTTGTGTACCAGAGTAGCTTATGAGAAATGACATTATATTGGCAGAACAATATGATCGGGAGGTACGTTTAGGCCACTTAAGAGAATATACATTTAAGGAACTCCGAGCTGCAACTAGCCATTTCAACTCAAAGAATATACTGGGGAAGGGAGGATTTGGTATTGTATACAAAGGCCAGTTGCATGATGGGACTGTGGTGGCTGTCAAAAGGTTAAAGGATTACAGTGCTGTGGGTGGTGAAATACAGTTCCAGACAGAAGTAGAGTTGATCAGTCTGGCTGTTCACAGGAATCTTCTCCGCATTTGGGGGTTCTGCCTGGCTGAAAATGAACGTCTTCTCGTTTACCCATATATGCCAAATGGAAGTGTTGCATCTCGATTAAAAGGTCTGAAATTCTCTTTCCAACATATGAAGCTAATTACTGGCTGCCACTTGTATTTCGAATCGAGCTCATACAAGTGAGGGCTCTACTCAATAGGTTTTGCTAACGTTTAGTTTCTAGAAATTCCACATTTACAAAAATGATTGATCAAAGTTGATAGAAGAGTCTATCATAGACTTATATAGCCTTTCCCACCTCAGCTATAATCATATGTACGACAGTGGTATTGCCAACTCAAAAGTTTAGAGTCTCGACTAATGTACATGAGAGACTATGTATGATGGATTGTTGAAGCCTTGAACATGAGTGATCGGTATAAAATTCTCGTTGTTTACTTGGATATGAATATATGATTAGCTTTTATTTATAGATCATTTCCATGGAAGGCCAGTTTTAGACTGGTTCCGGCGTAAAAGGATAGCATTGGGCACAGCACGGGGATTGACATATTTACATGAGCAATGTGACCCTAAGATTATACATCGTGATGTCAAAGCAGCCAACATTTTGTTGGATGAGGACTTTGAGGCAGTTGTTGGAGACTTTGGACTGGCAAAGCTTTTAGACCATCGGGATTCTCATGTGACCACCGCAGTCCGTGGAACTGTTGGCCACATTGCTCCTGAATATCTATCAACTGGTCAGTCATCTGAAAAAACAGATGTTTTTGGGTTTGGAATCTTGCTTCTTGAGTTGATAACTGGCCTGAAGGCTGTGGACTTTGGGCGGGTGACCAACCAGAAAGGAGTGATGCTGGATTGGGTATGTTTCCTCTCCAACCCTCCTTTTATTGGAAAAATAAGGGCGAATCTATGTGTCTTAGAATGGCAAATATAATTTCAGAGCTTTACGTGTTTGAGATGGGACTACTGTTATCCCACCCTTGCGTTGGATCCTAGTAACATGAAAGGAACTAACTAAAATTTTACGTGAAGAGATTAGCTTGTTTACAAAAACAACTACGAAATCTCGGTGTATTGTCTTATCACCTTTGTTGTATCTGTCCCTGGCTATAGCATCTGTCGTTTTACTGGTTTTTTCTTTTCGTGTTCTCAAAACTCGGTCAAATTATTTCAATTTTAGGTAAAGAAGCTCCATCAGGAAGGGAAGCCAAACCTTATGGTGGACAAAGATTTAGAAAACAATTTTGACAGGATGGAGTTGCATGAAATGGTGCAAGTAGCGCTCCTTTGTACTCATTTCAATCCATCTCATCGCCCCAAGATGTCAGAAGTATTGAGGATGTTAGAAGGCGATGGTTTAGCTGAAAAATGGGAGCAGTTGCAAAATTTCGAGACTCCAAGGTACCGTTCATCTGAGTGTCGTTCTCAAAGATATTCCGATTTCATCGAGGACTCATCACTTGTGGTTGAGGCTGTAGAACTCTCGGGCCCAAGATAGAATTTGATACTCGTGTTCTAGTTCATTGtaaatattgtttaatgtcaTTACATGTAAAAGGTTAAGAAATTTTGTACAAGGTTTTAGTTCTCTGTTCATGTGGAGAGTCGGAATGATTTTTGCTTCATTAGTCCCATCAAAATTCAGGAATTAATGTTGTGTGTATATGGTGCGATTTATTCGTGAATCATTTTTGTTATATCGAGTGTTTGCTTCGAACTAGTTCAGATAGTGAATTGAACTCGATtatatgttgttttttttttttagctcGAGCTTGATTTGACTGCTTCTTGAGTTACTTGGATATCAAGCGGTCGAGTCAAATGAAGTAAATTTTTTCCGGGGAGTCTCAAACTTCAAATGGATAAAACTATACACAATATGCCTTCGTTTTTTATGCATGCATGGCCtgtcaaattaattaaaatattacacCTCAGTGCATACACATGCACGTCTACATATATTTCATGCATGTACACGTGTGTATATAGGCGGAGCCATGTGTTGCTTTGCCCGGACAGTATATTTTTTCCTGTTTTTTTATAACGCGGTTTTAGTCTTAATTTCTCAATAGAACACCAGCTTAAGGCGGGTTTAAAAAATTCTAGCTCGGCCTAAGTGGAAAGCACGACATGTCAAATCAAAAGAACCTTTAGCCGAATCCACAATGACTTGCCGGGTAGATGCATGGGAATATAAGGTTGTTGGATCAGAATTAATATATATCCCATGCAGAATTTGATGTTCTTGCCCACTCCATTTCCCTAGCTGGCTTTTCAAGATACACCAAATTCTTCGTTCCAACACATTCTTGCTAGCCAGAGTATCGATTTTTTTATGCTGGTTTGGGTTTTAAATAGAAGGCGATCTTGGGAATTGGTGAATGATTAAATAAAGACGCGCCTTTTCAGATTATGAAAATCATTGATGAATAGAATAAAATACATTTATGTGATTACTCTTTTGACTTAATTTCTAAATCGGtgttatatttttcaaatttgagaCGAGGTAACGTAAAAGAAGAAGTACATGATGTATTAAAACGATGGAAAACAAAAAAACGAAAATTATATATCAGAAAAATTATTGTAGTTTGCTGGAACACATGATACAAATGGTGCGGtttaaataacaaaaaatcATTTCCCACCTCCTTATTATCATGCATCACTTTTGATAAAATGGCGGGTTCCCTTTCTTATGTGTGTTTATCAGTGAATCCCACTAATTATCGATTCCCCAAATAAACTAATCTTCCACTAATCACAATATATATAAAACTTTAAATTCCATAAGTCAACTTGATCCCAACCCAAAATGAATATATCGATTGGGTCAGCCCACAGATACATCTGTATTTAATAAATGGCTTGGAATCCAAAATTCGAGTCCGTGAGTACAAATTCAACTATATATGATCATAAATTTTGGTTATTTTTAcgatatacataaaataaaaatttgttatACTGGTTGGTAATGTGAGGTTGTAAATGACAACTTATAAGATTGGTTTTTATAGAAACCTAGAAAAAACTATATATGAAatttgagatatatatatataacaatacatCGACTCATCAACGGATATATGTTAAATCTTGTATCTTAATTTTACGTTCATCTAGTGAACCAGATCAGACAAAGTAAAATCAACAGTTTAGCGTTCGAGAATTTCTCAAGAGATCATTTATCATATTATTAATCTCACACATGTACATTTAACCCAACAATTATGATGAAAATTATAACAATTATTAATTGATGCCCTAATCCAAGATGTATACGAATGTCTCTTGGActtcaatataaaataatatcacTTTCTCCTAAAATGGTTAAGAATATTGTTTATCTTCTGACCACGAACTGTCTCATCCGGAGGTCGGTCGTCGTTACACTGATTGTTTTAAAATTCAGCCACGAGTAGattaatctatatatatatatatatatatatatatatatatatatatatatatatatatagggctccaccaaaatttaatttaaactctCGAATATGAAATCTGCGTCAAACTGTCGGGAAAATTGGAAAAGCAgaacattcaaatcataaagcGATTATTATTCCCTTCTCGATTgtatagattttttttatctctaaaatttttatatttttattagtattttttgtTAATATGTTTGTATTAACTGAGTATTGGAGAATGATGAACTATTTTTTTAGGAATTAAACAATGATAAAATACGAATCTtgtttgtaaattttaatttttttaaatttgtgtgaaaagtaaaaaattatttatagttAGGATGGATAAAAgtaatttattttgatgaacAAGGATGAGTACGCTCATTTCTTGGAGGTGActttataataatttatattatatatatatatataatccttTATTTTAATAGACGATGCTTTTTAACATTGCTTGTTTCCCTCTTAATTTCAGGGTCTGAGATTAAAGTGGATGTGAGAGTGCTTAAACAAAAGAACGAGGtttccttaattaattaatattctaatcataatttttttttttattttattaagatGTACTTTACACCTTGCTAATGTATCTTTTCGGTTATCTCGGGTTAGATTAAATTAGCTTTGTATTTACGAAGAGTGATGGTTTTGTCCACCCATATATCTCGTGACATAAAATTCACAAAAACATTTCTTTAATAGTATAAAAAtatagagtgggtctcatgtgagaccgtctcacggatcataatctgtgagacagatcaaccctacccatatttacaataaaaagtaatactcttagcataaaaggtaataatttttttatgggtgaccTAAATAAATGTTctctctcacaaatacgacccgtgagaccgtctcacacaagtttttaccaaaaatataatctaaCTGTCTGTACTACTAATTACGGAGACTTTTAACGTGGGCCTGAGACTTGCTTATCTCAGACAAAAAAGTACaaagaaaaaattaaatctattctatataaataaattattaaaactaCTCGAAATCGAGGAGACTCGAACCTGATACCAACAAGTCTCAGGGTTTCAACATTAAAAATTCACAAAAACTATCGTGAGATATTTCActtgtcaattttgtgagacgtatcTCCAAACACACCCGATTAATGAAAAAGTGTTATATTTTATgctaaaaaattacttttaattttaaatataagtCGAGTTGACACGTATAACAGAAATAGATTTTTGAGACCGTATCACAATAGACATACTCTATAAAATTCTAGACCTTATAATTAACAATATAATAGCTGGTGGTGATGGTGtaactcaatttttttaaatcgtACAAAAATATAATCGTCATGATTCAATCGCTAAACCAAACCGAAATAATTATTGTACTTTAATAATGTTTTTCTCAAAAATCGCAATGATCAATTCAACATCCATAACCCTTAATTTAGTATCCGTTTCAATATTCAATTTACGAGTGAAAAAATATATGGATCATGAATGCTGATCGttctaaaaaataaattcatgttttTTCACATATCATGATATAAAAGTTAAAATGAAGTTATAAACCTCAAACAAAACTGTTTTAAAAAATAGTAGTTGATATTATAATTAGCATAAGAATATATTGGTTAGAAGctgatattatattaataatctttaaaaacaataatgtatgaaaataataatatgatttagagtaaaaaaataaaagtagaTAAAAATGGTTTATTAGGTAATGGGAGAATGAATGCTGCTCTCAGCTTTAACTGCAAACATATcacatcaaatcaaatcaaatcagtcaaatcaaatcaatccgtCAATCAAACAttgcccccccccccccccaacttGCTCCTTCTTAGCTTTGCTTatattacttttatttttttctaaacTCACCCAACCATTTAATTTTTAGTAgcagtaaaataaaaataaaaacaatcgAATCTCGATTTTTAcatattatacaataaaactTTATATAAAGTGACGGGAAACgtgaaatttatatattttattttaactaaaattatacttttttgaaaaaaattattttagaaaaaatgTAGTTGTTTAGGTGCagaatttcattaaaaaaatgttttttttttgttatatataGAGCCTCGTTTTAAAGtatttgttaaatttttttttttttactgatAACTAATTAAAATCACTTCAAAAAATTTGAACCATCGTTAACTTAAttgattaatttatatttttataattatcaaaataaagatgAACTATTAATGACATGGATGTTGCATAATGTATCTGTACATGTGTATGATAATAATTAGCTTTAGTAGATAAAATCGAAAGTGATCAATATTCGAACTAATTTGAAGAATTTTGTATCTGGAgacatttaatatttattcgaTATTTTCAATAACAAATccctatatatttatattatatattgttGGGAAAATTACATTTAGATTATgtaaatattatgtttttttatttgatattatattacaTATCAATTcaagattttaatttattaattaagtttttTTAAGTAACGATAACATGAATATATAAATAATGTTTTAATTCATTAACTAAGTTTTTAAAGTTTTGTGAGTAACGATAACATTATATAAACAATGTTTATGATAACtcaataaataattgaaaatcaTCAATTTAAGGGTTTtattagaaaaaaataatttcaatgaTAGTTCCCTCAAGCAGCTTGAAGCCCCAAACCTCGATCTCTCTCACAATTGGTTAATTATATTCTCGAAAAATATAAGCACCAAGTCACGGCCATGACCCTTCCACCACAGCCACAGCCACCGCCGCTACCAGCTGTATCGAGAACTCTGACACTCCGAACAGTCCTGTTGTTTTAGTTTTCTTCCTCGGAGTACGAAAGGATCATCTATTTATTGCTAAAGTGTTGCGTGAAGATTCTTCAAACACATATTCTTTCACTGCAGTGGAAATATTTTACGAGTTCTAAATCAGTATATGGATGAAATATATGGAATTCACTCAACAAACACCGATCATGACTACGCAGACAAGGCTTTAATGTCTCCCGAGAATCTCATAATTCCAGCTGAATACCACCAATATTATTACCCTTCTTTTGTTTACTCCGCAGACCAGCGCCACCGAATTCCGGGGTATGGATCGGAAGGATTGGGATTCCATAGTTCAGTGCCATCTGAATCAGCTTCCATGAATGTTCAGAATCAAAGAGAAGGAGATGATGAAAATGAACAGGCTGATTCGAGGGCGCTTAAGGCCAAAATCGCTTCACATCCCTTTTACCCAAAATTACTTGACGCCTATATTGACTGCCAGAAggtttaaataatttgaaaattttgtttttccCGTACGTGTTTTCGAGAATTGATTCTATTTTGTATGACTTCTCGATCTCTTGATGGATAGCTGATGTACATATTTGATCATGGTTTTGTTGGTTTTTGTGTGATGATTTCCAAATAAAAATCATGGGTTTTTGGTggattgtttaaaaaatatttaatttgattatttgtaTAAGCAGAAGTTTGAAGTCAGCCGAAAATTTCTATTAAACTGTGTTTGTCTTCTTACATCTGAAGGTTGGAGTTCCTCCCGAGATAGCTTGTCTACTGGACGAAATCCGGCGAGAAAAGGATTTATACAGACAAGATACAGTTGCAACGTGCATAGGAATAGATCCTGAACTCGATGAGTTTAtggtctctctctctctcaaaaACATCCACTAAACACACACCAGTAAATTCCATCGTTTGCGCTCGTTGAAATGattcttattttttttgaagGAAACATATTGTGACATACTAACGAAATACAACTCGGATCTGTCAAAGCCGTTTGAAGAAGCTACATCTTTTCTAAACAATATTGAAACCCAACTCAGCAATTTAAGCATAGGTAATCCCATATTCATGAGTTTTCTCTCAACACTCACAGTTTTGTGCCTTTTCTCTCGGTTGTTTGTGTAGTTTATGAACGAAACCATTTAATTCCTTAATGTCCATGCGTTTGTATTGTATTTAGATTCCGTAGAGAAATCTGACCCTGACAAACGAAAGGGTTTCCCGATTAAATCAATCATCCTACAAGAATCATAAAACCCTTAACTTTGTGGGTTGCCAGTGTTTCTCAAAGTTCTTGCTTTTGTTtagtttttaataatttataataatagtaatagatAGCAAGTGATAACTTTTTATTCACAACTGTTTTCCAGACATTGCCGatctatatattttaatttatttatggaATGTCTGTTAAGTGTTACTGTAACATGTCTTCTCTTTTTTTTGTCTGTACAGTTAAGAGTAAACGTTAAACGAAAAGTCGAGGCGTAatctacattttaaaaaaacactGCAAAACTGTGGGCACACGTCTCCTTTTTCTGTTGTCTTGGGTTTTCTTTTGGAGTTTTGATTAGGTTCCTTTCCCTATCAATTTTCAAGGATTAGTTTTTATACCCAAGTAACATAATTCTAAAGATTATGTTTTTTAAAAGATCAACTTCTGTTGCAGTGCTTTGGCATATAATTATCATTAGAGTTGGTCTCACCAGCATCATTTACTTCACCTtgaatttctaaaaaaaattaaagaatgaATGAATGGTGttttcaagatatataatagaATGTATTAGTTCCGAATCTTGAAATAAAATCTAGCAGATCAAGGTTCTCTTGGGGTAGTATGATGAATCTTCAGGAAAATGGGTTTTATTGACCATTGTGTTAATGGATTTAccatttgtttattttttcaaGGTTTAGGTGATGTAATATCTCACGTTTTCCAGTTAAGGACGTTTAGTTTAGTACCAACAATCTTGATCGTGTTTCGAACCCTATTTGTGATTTAATGTGCGCGTGAAAACAAAGAGTTGCAGCATATAAATCTTGAGAGAGAATGGAAAAATTATAAAGAAAATTTGAACTATATTACTCTTTCGATGGATGAATTTTGGTTCTTGAATTGTGGTGCTatgctctatatatatatatatatatatatatatatatatatatatatatatatatatatatatattatatatatatatatatatatataacttttgTGATAGAGTAATTTAAAGTTCCAATGATTATTTGTTGGCATGAAATACGAGAAACGAGACTTTGGAAAGTGTTTTTCATTGCTAATTGTTGGGAAGTGAAAGCGCTGTGTGTCTTCTTTTTGAGCATGCAGTTAATATAATTAaacgattttattttattgtaaatagAAAGATAATTTACTTGCGGAAGATGAAAAGATGAGTATCTCTAGCTAGAAATATTTAGATATCTTGCATGGATTTAGGATCATAAAACGTATATTTGATTCTGAGAACAATGCTTATTTAAGCATTTTTAAGAATGAATTTGCCTATCCGCTAgtttttttaaggaaaaaaaaccctttttaaaatttgaagatCCATCAGTCCAAACGG from Primulina eburnea isolate SZY01 chromosome 6, ASM2296580v1, whole genome shotgun sequence encodes:
- the LOC140835216 gene encoding protein NSP-INTERACTING KINASE 3-like isoform X2, with product MERLIYLLSSLVFFMLVEGSYSILSPSGVNYEVVALIAIKSDLHDPYNVMENWDATSVDPCSWRMVTCSQDGYVSALGLPSLSLSGTLSSRIGNLTNLQSVLLQNNNITGPFLDVIGKLEKLQTLDLSNNKLFGEIPDSVGNLKNLNYLRLNNNSLRGLVPNSLAKIGSLTLVVVGNPLICGLTSQNNCSVLYPESPFPPDAVKEQSNLGAKRHVAIAFGTSFATVISIIIIVGLLSWWRCRHNQQIFLDVNEQYDREVRLGHLREYTFKELRAATSHFNSKNILGKGGFGIVYKGQLHDGTVVAVKRLKDYSAVGGEIQFQTEVELISLAVHRNLLRIWGFCLAENERLLVYPYMPNGSVASRLKDHFHGRPVLDWFRRKRIALGTARGLTYLHEQCDPKIIHRDVKAANILLDEDFEAVVGDFGLAKLLDHRDSHVTTAVRGTVGHIAPEYLSTGQSSEKTDVFGFGILLLELITGLKAVDFGRVTNQKGVMLDWVKKLHQEGKPNLMVDKDLENNFDRMELHEMVQVALLCTHFNPSHRPKMSEVLRMLEGDGLAEKWEQLQNFETPRYRSSECRSQRYSDFIEDSSLVVEAVELSGPR
- the LOC140835216 gene encoding protein NSP-INTERACTING KINASE 3-like isoform X1 is translated as MERLIYLLSSLVFFMLVEGSYSILSPSGVNYEVVALIAIKSDLHDPYNVMENWDATSVDPCSWRMVTCSQDGYVSALGLPSLSLSGTLSSRIGNLTNLQSVLLQNNNITGPFLDVIGKLEKLQTLDLSNNKLFGEIPDSVGNLKNLNYLRLNNNSLRGLVPNSLAKIGSLTLVDLSFNNLSGPLPKISARTFNVVGNPLICGLTSQNNCSVLYPESPFPPDAVKEQSNLGAKRHVAIAFGTSFATVISIIIIVGLLSWWRCRHNQQIFLDVNEQYDREVRLGHLREYTFKELRAATSHFNSKNILGKGGFGIVYKGQLHDGTVVAVKRLKDYSAVGGEIQFQTEVELISLAVHRNLLRIWGFCLAENERLLVYPYMPNGSVASRLKDHFHGRPVLDWFRRKRIALGTARGLTYLHEQCDPKIIHRDVKAANILLDEDFEAVVGDFGLAKLLDHRDSHVTTAVRGTVGHIAPEYLSTGQSSEKTDVFGFGILLLELITGLKAVDFGRVTNQKGVMLDWVKKLHQEGKPNLMVDKDLENNFDRMELHEMVQVALLCTHFNPSHRPKMSEVLRMLEGDGLAEKWEQLQNFETPRYRSSECRSQRYSDFIEDSSLVVEAVELSGPR
- the LOC140835216 gene encoding protein NSP-INTERACTING KINASE 3-like isoform X3; translated protein: MENWDATSVDPCSWRMVTCSQDGYVSALGLPSLSLSGTLSSRIGNLTNLQSVLLQNNNITGPFLDVIGKLEKLQTLDLSNNKLFGEIPDSVGNLKNLNYLRLNNNSLRGLVPNSLAKIGSLTLVDLSFNNLSGPLPKISARTFNVVGNPLICGLTSQNNCSVLYPESPFPPDAVKEQSNLGAKRHVAIAFGTSFATVISIIIIVGLLSWWRCRHNQQIFLDVNEQYDREVRLGHLREYTFKELRAATSHFNSKNILGKGGFGIVYKGQLHDGTVVAVKRLKDYSAVGGEIQFQTEVELISLAVHRNLLRIWGFCLAENERLLVYPYMPNGSVASRLKDHFHGRPVLDWFRRKRIALGTARGLTYLHEQCDPKIIHRDVKAANILLDEDFEAVVGDFGLAKLLDHRDSHVTTAVRGTVGHIAPEYLSTGQSSEKTDVFGFGILLLELITGLKAVDFGRVTNQKGVMLDWVKKLHQEGKPNLMVDKDLENNFDRMELHEMVQVALLCTHFNPSHRPKMSEVLRMLEGDGLAEKWEQLQNFETPRYRSSECRSQRYSDFIEDSSLVVEAVELSGPR
- the LOC140835217 gene encoding homeobox protein knotted-1-like 6, with product MDEIYGIHSTNTDHDYADKALMSPENLIIPAEYHQYYYPSFVYSADQRHRIPGYGSEGLGFHSSVPSESASMNVQNQREGDDENEQADSRALKAKIASHPFYPKLLDAYIDCQKVGVPPEIACLLDEIRREKDLYRQDTVATCIGIDPELDEFMETYCDILTKYNSDLSKPFEEATSFLNNIETQLSNLSIDDGGLSSEEDLSGGEIENQGEDRGLKDRLLQRYGSHISSLKKEFSKKKKKGKLPKEARQMLLEWWNVHSKWPYPTEADKILLAESTGLDQKQINNWFINQRKRHWKPSENMQLALMENLSGHFYAGN